A region from the Nesterenkonia lacusekhoensis genome encodes:
- a CDS encoding GDSL-type esterase/lipase family protein, which produces MEPRHIRLVALGNELLSGVGDPRALGWFGRVLAKTPVDTVDLEHYVLAMPREGTEALSRRWQEEAMPRFSAGAPEGTEKFLLLALNDSDLDGASSARSRLNLANVLDRASQEGIRCLVVGPTPTLDEERNQRIAELNAAYQDVASRRSHVYVDTYRPLLQHEQWRGDLAANGGRPGQAGYGLIAWLVLHRGWYQWLGLSEPVT; this is translated from the coding sequence ATGGAACCACGTCACATCAGGCTCGTCGCCCTCGGCAACGAGCTGCTCAGCGGAGTCGGTGATCCTCGAGCGCTCGGATGGTTCGGGCGTGTGCTGGCCAAGACGCCGGTGGACACTGTGGACCTCGAGCACTACGTGTTGGCGATGCCCCGCGAGGGAACCGAGGCACTCTCCCGCCGTTGGCAGGAGGAGGCCATGCCTCGGTTCTCCGCGGGAGCTCCTGAGGGCACGGAGAAGTTCCTCCTGCTCGCCCTCAACGACTCCGACCTCGACGGCGCCAGCTCAGCCCGGTCCCGGCTGAACCTGGCCAACGTCCTGGACCGGGCCAGTCAGGAGGGCATCCGCTGCCTGGTGGTCGGACCGACACCGACGCTGGACGAGGAGCGCAATCAGCGGATCGCCGAGCTCAACGCCGCCTACCAGGACGTCGCTTCGCGCCGGTCCCACGTCTACGTGGACACCTACCGGCCGCTGCTTCAGCACGAGCAGTGGCGGGGCGACCTGGCCGCCAACGGTGGACGTCCGGGTCAGGCCGGCTATGGGCTGATCGCCTGGCTGGTCCTCCACCGCGGCTGGTACCAGTGGTTGGGCTTGTCAGAGCCGGTGACGTAG